Proteins from a genomic interval of Eisenibacter elegans DSM 3317:
- a CDS encoding ATP-dependent zinc protease family protein, translating to MTKKKNTAPKRIIGTRDRIDFVDFALFDLPCKIDTGAETSAIHCHHVKLIEKEGQELISFKLLDPSHPEYDGVEYRTAKFEERRIRSSFGHTEYRYVITTQVQLFGEVFSTQFTLADRVQMKFPVLLGKRLLKNQFLVDVSLVDLSFKQKQQNLSTQTPL from the coding sequence ATGACCAAAAAGAAAAATACGGCTCCTAAGCGGATTATTGGCACAAGAGACCGGATTGATTTTGTAGACTTTGCGTTGTTTGATTTGCCCTGTAAGATTGATACTGGCGCAGAGACCTCGGCCATTCACTGTCATCATGTCAAATTGATTGAAAAAGAAGGACAAGAACTGATTTCATTCAAATTACTCGACCCCTCTCATCCTGAGTATGATGGGGTGGAATACCGCACGGCGAAGTTTGAGGAGCGGCGCATCCGCAGCTCATTTGGCCATACGGAGTATCGATATGTAATTACTACGCAGGTGCAGCTTTTTGGAGAAGTCTTCTCAACACAGTTCACCCTAGCCGACCGTGTGCAGATGAAGTTCCCAGTCTTGTTGGGCAAACGACTGCTCAAAAACCAGTTTTTGGTAGATGTGAGCCTAGTTGATTTGTCGTTTAAGCAAAAACAGCAAAACCTATCTACCCAAACACCTTTATAA